One genomic window of Caenorhabditis elegans chromosome I includes the following:
- the ensa-1 gene encoding mRNA stability protein (Confirmed by transcript evidence) has product MRGEAGELAVSSGEIATGALSPEKQQEQELMGKLAATGKLPARPASSFLQKKLQQRKFFDSGDYAMDKSKAGTGLGSKPHPLAGGPPPAAPPVVAQRSPAPAATTPSPSASPISQQTNRPSSDRNSDDDNLQIPRPDTVPQRKASIINPSVHCKLSPAPHVQHHDAASPNATSE; this is encoded by the exons atgcgAGGAGAAGCCGGAGAGTTGGCCGTCAGCAGTGGTGAAATCGCGACCGGAGCCTTGTCACCAGAGAAACAGCAAGAGCAAGAGCTTATGGGCAAATTGGCGGCAACTGGTAAACTTCCTGCTCGACCGGCCAGTTCATTTTTGCAGAAGAAGTTGCAACAGAGG aaatttttcgacTCTGGAGATTATGCAATGGACAAGTCGAAAGCTGGAACAGGATTGGGATCCAAACCGCATCCACTGGCCGGAGGACCTCCACCAGCAGCTCCCCCAGTTGTCGCGCAGAGAAGTCCTGCACCAGCAGCAACCACTCCGTCTCCATCTGCTTCTCCGATCTCACAGCAGACAAATCGGCCAAGTTCTGATAGAAATAGTGATGATGACAATCTGCAg attccgcGTCCCGACACAGTTCCACAGCGAAAAGCTTCGATTATCAACCCAAGTGTGCACTGCAAACTGAGCCCAGCGCCGCATGTTCAG caTCACGATGCGGCTTCTCCAAACGCAACAAGCGAATAA
- the nhr-62 gene encoding Nuclear hormone receptor family member nhr-62 (Confirmed by transcript evidence) → MFSTLSPSAIDDILRHAVHFGQGTTAIAPSPVTFISTTTQQSLGATYPGVFNPTTPTFNHYQHQALPVTMHTSTSSAHHTTTGHGRGRRKNSTINLVCVVCGDQAFGKHYGVNACNGCKGFFRRSVWHNRQYLCRFEGRCAIAKEHRNVCRACRLKQCFVAGMNPRAVQSERVEREQNGSPNQIEEDDYKDLSSPDTCSVEIQTDVDEQKPSSNNSAPLPSMELEMAKLSEQIVEMHRAVCSYVDPVTKRENFDMKMETETTKIAFMNAFYNPEMIGPRTPLDITGRRVATVKDVMDEWKRNFVLFSDWLRALPEYNQMSIEDQIVLAKNRYGTFHWWMCANWTVQAGCEGVCYSNGAYFPKQPEAQCIPDVKGSSGRMYDSLSIPIKELNLDETEIVLMLAVIIFSDELADLTPAGKEHVRMVGNRFVRMLHHHVNSKEYGEAMENGDDTQNSSESQAAVRIAKMMILLSATTNLVYLTSDNIQLMEVLHVVPSEYLCHEVQFIQNSYETP, encoded by the exons ATGTTCTCAACTCTCTCACCAAGCGCCATTGACGATATTCTACGGCACGCTGTCCATTTCGGACAGGGAACCACTGCAATCGCACCAAGTCCTGTCACATTCATCAGTACCACCACACAACAATCATTAGGTGCCACTTATCCGGGTGTCTTCAATCCAACAACTCCAACATTCAATCATTACCAACATCAAGCTTTACCTGTAACAATGCACACATCAACATCATCTGCTCATCATACGACAACAG GACATGGAAGAGGTCGACGTAAGAACTCGACGATAAACCTGGTATGCGTAGTCTGCGGGGATCAAGCGTTTGGAAAACACTATGGCGTAAATGCATGTAATGGATGCAAAGGATTCTTTCGTAGAAG TGTTTGGCACAACCGGCAATACTTGTGTAGATTTGAGGGACGATGTGCAATTGCAAAAG AACATCGAAACGTTTGTCGAGCCTGTCGCCTGAAACAATGCTTTGTAGCCGGAATGAATCCACGAGCTGTCCAGTCGGAACGAGTCGAACGAGAACAAAATGGATCGCCAAATCAAATTGAAGAGGACGATTATAAAGACTTGTCGTCTCCGGATACATGTTCTGTTGAAATTCAAACAGATGTAGATGAACAAAAACCATCGTCAAACAACTCCGCGCCTTTGCCAAGTATGGAGCTGGAAATGGCAAAACTTTCTGAGCAGATAGTTGAAATGCATAGAGCAGTTTGTTCTTATGTAGATCCAGTGAcaaaacgggaaaattttgatatgaaaatgGAGACTGAAACAACGAAAATCGCATTTATGAATGCATTCTATAATCCTGAAATGATTGGTCCAAGAACTCCTTTGGATATTACTGGAAGACGGGTTGCAACTGTAAAAGATGTAATGGATGAATGGAAAAGgaattttgtacttttctcTGATTGGTTAAGAGCTCTTCCTGAGTACAATCAAATGTCAATTGAAGATCAAATTGTTCTTGCCAAAAATCGATACGGGACATTTCACTGGTGGATGTGTGCAAATTGGACTGTACAAGCAGGATGTGAGGGAGTATGTTACTCGAATGGAGCATATTTCCCAAAACAACCAGAAGCTCAATGTATTCCTGATGTTAAAGGATCAAGTGGACGAATGTATGACTCATTGAGTATTCCAATTAAAGAATTGAATCTTGATGAAACTGAAATTGTTCTAATGTTGGCAGTTATCATTTTCAGTGATG AACTTGCTGATTTGACACCAGCTGGAAAAGAACATGTTCGAATGGTTGGAAACCGATTCGTTCGCATGCTTCATCATCATGTGAACTCAAAAGAATATGGAGAGGCGATGGAAAATGGAGATGATACACAAAATAGTAGTGAAAGTCAAGCAGCAGTTCGAATTGCCAAAATGATGATTCTTCTCTCGGCGACTACG AATCTCGTGTATCTCACTTCTGACAACATTCAATTGATGGAGGTCCTACACGTTGTGCCAAGTGAATATCTTTGCCATGAAGTTcagtttattcaaaattcttatgAGACACCTTGA
- the nhr-62 gene encoding Nuclear hormone receptor family member nhr-62 (Confirmed by transcript evidence) — MFSTLSPSAIDDILRHAVHFGQGTTAIAPSPVTFISTTTQQSLGATYPGVFNPTTPTFNHYQHQALPVTMHTSTSSAHHTTTGHGRGRRKNSTINLVCVVCGDQAFGKHYGVNACNGCKGFFRRSVWHNRQYLCRFEGRCAIAKEHRNVCRACRLKQCFVAGMNPRAVQSERVEREQNGSPNQIEEDDYKDLSSPDTCSVEIQTDVDEQKPSSNNSAPLPSMELEMAKLSEQIVEMHRAVCSYVDPVTKRENFDMKMETETTKIAFMNAFYNPEMIGPRTPLDITGRRVATVKDVMDEWKRNFVLFSDWLRALPEYNQMSIEDQIVLAKNRYGTFHWWMCANWTVQAGCEGVCYSNGAYFPKQPEAQCIPDVKGSSGRMYDSLSIPIKELNLDETEIVLMLAVIIFSDEITELADLTPAGKEHVRMVGNRFVRMLHHHVNSKEYGEAMENGDDTQNSSESQAAVRIAKMMILLSATTNLVYLTSDNIQLMEVLHVVPSEYLCHEVQFIQNSYETP, encoded by the exons ATGTTCTCAACTCTCTCACCAAGCGCCATTGACGATATTCTACGGCACGCTGTCCATTTCGGACAGGGAACCACTGCAATCGCACCAAGTCCTGTCACATTCATCAGTACCACCACACAACAATCATTAGGTGCCACTTATCCGGGTGTCTTCAATCCAACAACTCCAACATTCAATCATTACCAACATCAAGCTTTACCTGTAACAATGCACACATCAACATCATCTGCTCATCATACGACAACAG GACATGGAAGAGGTCGACGTAAGAACTCGACGATAAACCTGGTATGCGTAGTCTGCGGGGATCAAGCGTTTGGAAAACACTATGGCGTAAATGCATGTAATGGATGCAAAGGATTCTTTCGTAGAAG TGTTTGGCACAACCGGCAATACTTGTGTAGATTTGAGGGACGATGTGCAATTGCAAAAG AACATCGAAACGTTTGTCGAGCCTGTCGCCTGAAACAATGCTTTGTAGCCGGAATGAATCCACGAGCTGTCCAGTCGGAACGAGTCGAACGAGAACAAAATGGATCGCCAAATCAAATTGAAGAGGACGATTATAAAGACTTGTCGTCTCCGGATACATGTTCTGTTGAAATTCAAACAGATGTAGATGAACAAAAACCATCGTCAAACAACTCCGCGCCTTTGCCAAGTATGGAGCTGGAAATGGCAAAACTTTCTGAGCAGATAGTTGAAATGCATAGAGCAGTTTGTTCTTATGTAGATCCAGTGAcaaaacgggaaaattttgatatgaaaatgGAGACTGAAACAACGAAAATCGCATTTATGAATGCATTCTATAATCCTGAAATGATTGGTCCAAGAACTCCTTTGGATATTACTGGAAGACGGGTTGCAACTGTAAAAGATGTAATGGATGAATGGAAAAGgaattttgtacttttctcTGATTGGTTAAGAGCTCTTCCTGAGTACAATCAAATGTCAATTGAAGATCAAATTGTTCTTGCCAAAAATCGATACGGGACATTTCACTGGTGGATGTGTGCAAATTGGACTGTACAAGCAGGATGTGAGGGAGTATGTTACTCGAATGGAGCATATTTCCCAAAACAACCAGAAGCTCAATGTATTCCTGATGTTAAAGGATCAAGTGGACGAATGTATGACTCATTGAGTATTCCAATTAAAGAATTGAATCTTGATGAAACTGAAATTGTTCTAATGTTGGCAGTTATCATTTTCAGTGATG AGATTACAGAACTTGCTGATTTGACACCAGCTGGAAAAGAACATGTTCGAATGGTTGGAAACCGATTCGTTCGCATGCTTCATCATCATGTGAACTCAAAAGAATATGGAGAGGCGATGGAAAATGGAGATGATACACAAAATAGTAGTGAAAGTCAAGCAGCAGTTCGAATTGCCAAAATGATGATTCTTCTCTCGGCGACTACG AATCTCGTGTATCTCACTTCTGACAACATTCAATTGATGGAGGTCCTACACGTTGTGCCAAGTGAATATCTTTGCCATGAAGTTcagtttattcaaaattcttatgAGACACCTTGA
- the nhr-62 gene encoding Nuclear hormone receptor family member nhr-62 (Confirmed by transcript evidence), translating into MNPRAVQSERVEREQNGSPNQIEEDDYKDLSSPDTCSVEIQTDVDEQKPSSNNSAPLPSMELEMAKLSEQIVEMHRAVCSYVDPVTKRENFDMKMETETTKIAFMNAFYNPEMIGPRTPLDITGRRVATVKDVMDEWKRNFVLFSDWLRALPEYNQMSIEDQIVLAKNRYGTFHWWMCANWTVQAGCEGVCYSNGAYFPKQPEAQCIPDVKGSSGRMYDSLSIPIKELNLDETEIVLMLAVIIFSDEITELADLTPAGKEHVRMVGNRFVRMLHHHVNSKEYGEAMENGDDTQNSSESQAAVRIAKMMILLSATTNLVYLTSDNIQLMEVLHVVPSEYLCHEVQFIQNSYETP; encoded by the exons ATGAATCCACGAGCTGTCCAGTCGGAACGAGTCGAACGAGAACAAAATGGATCGCCAAATCAAATTGAAGAGGACGATTATAAAGACTTGTCGTCTCCGGATACATGTTCTGTTGAAATTCAAACAGATGTAGATGAACAAAAACCATCGTCAAACAACTCCGCGCCTTTGCCAAGTATGGAGCTGGAAATGGCAAAACTTTCTGAGCAGATAGTTGAAATGCATAGAGCAGTTTGTTCTTATGTAGATCCAGTGAcaaaacgggaaaattttgatatgaaaatgGAGACTGAAACAACGAAAATCGCATTTATGAATGCATTCTATAATCCTGAAATGATTGGTCCAAGAACTCCTTTGGATATTACTGGAAGACGGGTTGCAACTGTAAAAGATGTAATGGATGAATGGAAAAGgaattttgtacttttctcTGATTGGTTAAGAGCTCTTCCTGAGTACAATCAAATGTCAATTGAAGATCAAATTGTTCTTGCCAAAAATCGATACGGGACATTTCACTGGTGGATGTGTGCAAATTGGACTGTACAAGCAGGATGTGAGGGAGTATGTTACTCGAATGGAGCATATTTCCCAAAACAACCAGAAGCTCAATGTATTCCTGATGTTAAAGGATCAAGTGGACGAATGTATGACTCATTGAGTATTCCAATTAAAGAATTGAATCTTGATGAAACTGAAATTGTTCTAATGTTGGCAGTTATCATTTTCAGTGATG AGATTACAGAACTTGCTGATTTGACACCAGCTGGAAAAGAACATGTTCGAATGGTTGGAAACCGATTCGTTCGCATGCTTCATCATCATGTGAACTCAAAAGAATATGGAGAGGCGATGGAAAATGGAGATGATACACAAAATAGTAGTGAAAGTCAAGCAGCAGTTCGAATTGCCAAAATGATGATTCTTCTCTCGGCGACTACG AATCTCGTGTATCTCACTTCTGACAACATTCAATTGATGGAGGTCCTACACGTTGTGCCAAGTGAATATCTTTGCCATGAAGTTcagtttattcaaaattcttatgAGACACCTTGA
- the zig-1 gene encoding Zwei Ig domain protein zig-1 (Confirmed by transcript evidence) — protein MKNLLLITFFVVSTVTALGGRGSKSALVLVAARSSENHPLHATDPITIWCAPDNPQVVIKTAHFIRSSDNEKLEAALNPTKKNATYTFGSPSVKDAGEYKCELDTPHGKISHKVFIYSRPVVHSHEHFTEHEGHEFHLESTGTTVEKGESVTLTCPVTGYPKPVVKWTKDSAPLALSQSVSMEGSTVIVTNANYTDAGTYSCEAVNEYTVNGKTSKMLLVVDKMVDVRSEFQWVYPLAVILITIFLLVVIIVFCEWRNKKSTSKA, from the exons ATGAAAAACCTACTACTAATCACATTTTTCGTGGTGAGCACTGTCACAGCTCTCGGTGGAAGAGGATCCAAATCTGCATTGGTCTTGGTTGCTGCTCGTTCTTCGGAAAATCATCCACTTCATGCAACTGATCCAATCACAATTTGGTGTGCTCCAGACAATCCACAG GTTGTCATAAAAACTGCACATTTCATTCGATCTTCAGATAATGAAAAGCTCGAAGCTGCGTTGAATCCAACCAAGAAAAATGCGACATACACCTTTGGATCACCATCAGTGAAAG ATGCCGGCGAGTACAAATGTGAGTTGGACACACCACACGGAAAGATCAGCCATAAAGTCTTCATTTATT CAAGACCTGTTGTACATTCTCACGAACATTTTACTGAGCACGAAGGACATGAATTCCATTTGGAAAGCACTGGAACTACTGTTGAg aaaggaGAATCAGTGACATTGACTTGTCCAGTAACAGGATACCCGAAACCAGTTGTCAAATGGACAAAAGATTCTGCCCCACTTG CTCTCAGTCAATCAGTTTCAATGGAAGGAAGTACTGTAATTGTTACAAATGCTAATTACACAGATGCTGGAACATATTCATGTGAAGCTGTAAATGAGTATACTGTAAATGGAAAAACAAGTAAAATGTTATTGGTCGTTGATAAAATGGTTGATGTTAGAA gtgaatTCCAATGGGTGTACCCACTTGCTGTTATCTTGATAACCATCTTTTTGCTGGTCGTAATCATTGTTTTCTGTGAATGGAGAAACAAGAAATCCACATCCAAAGCCTAA
- the nhr-62 gene encoding NR LBD domain-containing protein (Confirmed by transcript evidence), with protein sequence MNPRAVQSERVEREQNGSPNQIEEDDYKDLSSPDTCSVEIQTDVDEQKPSSNNSAPLPSMELEMAKLSEQIVEMHRAVCSYVDPVTKRENFDMKMETETTKIAFMNAFYNPEMIGPRTPLDITGRRVATVKDVMDEWKRNFVLFSDWLRALPEYNQMSIEDQIVLAKNRYGTFHWWMCANWTVQAGCEGVCYSNGAYFPKQPEAQCIPDVKGSSGRMYDSLSIPIKELNLDETEIVLMLAVIIFSDELADLTPAGKEHVRMVGNRFVRMLHHHVNSKEYGEAMENGDDTQNSSESQAAVRIAKMMILLSATTNLVYLTSDNIQLMEVLHVVPSEYLCHEVQFIQNSYETP encoded by the exons ATGAATCCACGAGCTGTCCAGTCGGAACGAGTCGAACGAGAACAAAATGGATCGCCAAATCAAATTGAAGAGGACGATTATAAAGACTTGTCGTCTCCGGATACATGTTCTGTTGAAATTCAAACAGATGTAGATGAACAAAAACCATCGTCAAACAACTCCGCGCCTTTGCCAAGTATGGAGCTGGAAATGGCAAAACTTTCTGAGCAGATAGTTGAAATGCATAGAGCAGTTTGTTCTTATGTAGATCCAGTGAcaaaacgggaaaattttgatatgaaaatgGAGACTGAAACAACGAAAATCGCATTTATGAATGCATTCTATAATCCTGAAATGATTGGTCCAAGAACTCCTTTGGATATTACTGGAAGACGGGTTGCAACTGTAAAAGATGTAATGGATGAATGGAAAAGgaattttgtacttttctcTGATTGGTTAAGAGCTCTTCCTGAGTACAATCAAATGTCAATTGAAGATCAAATTGTTCTTGCCAAAAATCGATACGGGACATTTCACTGGTGGATGTGTGCAAATTGGACTGTACAAGCAGGATGTGAGGGAGTATGTTACTCGAATGGAGCATATTTCCCAAAACAACCAGAAGCTCAATGTATTCCTGATGTTAAAGGATCAAGTGGACGAATGTATGACTCATTGAGTATTCCAATTAAAGAATTGAATCTTGATGAAACTGAAATTGTTCTAATGTTGGCAGTTATCATTTTCAGTGATG AACTTGCTGATTTGACACCAGCTGGAAAAGAACATGTTCGAATGGTTGGAAACCGATTCGTTCGCATGCTTCATCATCATGTGAACTCAAAAGAATATGGAGAGGCGATGGAAAATGGAGATGATACACAAAATAGTAGTGAAAGTCAAGCAGCAGTTCGAATTGCCAAAATGATGATTCTTCTCTCGGCGACTACG AATCTCGTGTATCTCACTTCTGACAACATTCAATTGATGGAGGTCCTACACGTTGTGCCAAGTGAATATCTTTGCCATGAAGTTcagtttattcaaaattcttatgAGACACCTTGA